Proteins from a single region of Stutzerimonas stutzeri:
- a CDS encoding thiazole synthase, whose translation MRPVPNDKPFTLAGRTYQSRLLVGTGKYKDLEETRAAIEASGAEIVTVAVRRTNIGQNPGEPNLLDVISPERYTILPNTAGCFTAEDAVRTCRLARELLDGHKLVKLEVLADQKTLFPNVIETLKAADVLVKDGFDVMVYTSDDPIIARQLAEMGCIAVMPLAGLIGTGLGICNPYNLRIILEEATVPVLVDAGVGTASDATIAMELGCEAVLMNSAIAHAQNPVLMAEAMKYAIEAGRLAYLAGRMPKKLYASASSPLEGLIR comes from the coding sequence ATGCGCCCAGTTCCGAACGACAAGCCTTTCACCCTGGCCGGTCGCACCTATCAATCGCGCCTGCTGGTCGGCACCGGCAAGTACAAGGACCTCGAAGAGACGCGCGCGGCCATCGAGGCCTCGGGTGCCGAGATCGTCACCGTCGCGGTACGCCGCACCAACATCGGCCAGAACCCGGGTGAGCCGAACCTGCTCGACGTGATCAGCCCGGAGCGTTACACCATCCTGCCGAACACCGCCGGCTGCTTTACCGCCGAGGATGCGGTACGCACCTGCCGCCTGGCCAGGGAGCTGCTCGACGGCCACAAGCTGGTCAAGCTGGAAGTGCTGGCCGACCAGAAGACCCTGTTCCCGAACGTGATCGAGACCCTCAAGGCCGCCGACGTGCTGGTCAAGGACGGCTTCGACGTGATGGTCTACACCAGCGACGACCCGATCATCGCGCGCCAGCTGGCCGAGATGGGCTGCATCGCGGTGATGCCGCTGGCCGGCCTGATCGGCACCGGTCTGGGCATCTGCAACCCATACAACCTGCGCATCATCCTCGAGGAGGCGACCGTCCCCGTGCTGGTCGACGCCGGTGTCGGTACCGCTTCGGACGCCACCATCGCCATGGAACTCGGCTGCGAGGCGGTGCTGATGAACAGCGCCATCGCCCATGCGCAGAATCCGGTGCTGATGGCCGAGGCGATGAAATACGCCATCGAGGCCGGGCGCCTGGCCTACCTGGCCGGTCGCATGCCGAAGAAGCTCTATGCCAGTGCCTCCTCGCCGCTGGAAGGGCTGATTCGCTGA
- the trmB gene encoding tRNA (guanosine(46)-N7)-methyltransferase TrmB → MTEQNPAAEEQQTEHRRTIKSFVMRAGRMTEGQQRGLEQGWPKYGLELADGLRDFDEVFGRSAPRTFEIGFGMGHSTLEMAAAAPEQDFIGVEVHKPGVGALLSGLVSQKLTNVRVYSCDALEVLRDCVADASLDRVLLFFPDPWHKSRHHKRRIVQPAFAELVRRKLKVGGVLHMATDWEPYAEHMLEVMNVAPGYRNLAQDGRCVPRPTERPVTKFERRGERLGHGVWDLKFQRID, encoded by the coding sequence ATGACTGAGCAGAACCCCGCGGCCGAAGAGCAGCAAACCGAGCACCGCCGCACCATCAAGAGTTTCGTGATGCGCGCCGGGCGCATGACCGAAGGCCAGCAGCGCGGCCTGGAGCAGGGCTGGCCGAAGTACGGCCTGGAGCTTGCCGATGGCCTGCGCGATTTCGATGAGGTGTTCGGCCGCAGCGCGCCGCGGACCTTCGAGATCGGCTTCGGCATGGGCCACTCGACGCTGGAAATGGCCGCCGCGGCGCCGGAGCAGGATTTCATCGGCGTGGAAGTGCATAAACCGGGCGTCGGCGCGTTGCTGAGCGGACTTGTGTCACAGAAACTGACTAACGTCCGGGTCTACAGTTGCGACGCCCTGGAGGTGCTGCGTGACTGCGTGGCCGACGCCAGCCTGGACCGCGTGCTGCTGTTCTTCCCGGACCCCTGGCACAAGAGCCGTCACCACAAGCGCCGCATCGTGCAGCCGGCCTTCGCCGAGCTGGTGCGGCGCAAGCTGAAGGTCGGCGGCGTGCTGCACATGGCCACCGACTGGGAACCCTATGCCGAACACATGCTCGAGGTGATGAATGTCGCCCCGGGCTACCGCAACCTGGCGCAAGACGGACGCTGCGTGCCACGCCCGACGGAGCGCCCGGTGACCAAGTTCGAACGCCGCGGCGAGCGGCTCGGCCATGGCGTCTGGGACCTGAAGTTCCAGCGCATCGACTGA